GTAAAGTTTGGCGTCCAGGACCTGACGGTGGAGGAGCCCGCCGAGTGCCGAGCGGGGGACGTGCTCACTGGGCGGCTGAAACCACCCAAGTGTTCCGCCTTCGGCACGCGGTGCACGCCGGAGCACCCGTTGGGCGCGCTGATGGTGTCCGCAGAGGGCGCGTGCGCGGCGTACTACCACATGGGGCGGTATCGCCCGGAAGCCACGGGAGCGGCGACGTGAGCAGCACGCCAGGGAAAAGCGCGACGGGCGCGGCGGCGGTGGGTTCCGCGCCGAGTCTTGCCAATGGCCCCGTGTGTCCCGCGCCGATCACGACGGTAGACCGCGTACAACTCGGGCACGGTTCCGGCGGCAAGATGAGCGCGGCGATCGTCGCAGAACGTTTCTGGCCAAAGTTGCAGAACGACGCACTCGGCAAGTTCGCCGACGCCAGCGTGGTGCAGGTGAGCGGGGGGGAGATTGCCGTCTCCACCGACACCTTTGTGGTGCAACCGATTGAGTTCCCCGGTGGAAATATTGGGTCGCTCGCGGTGCACGGCACGCTCAACGATCTCGCGATGATGGGCGCGCGGCCGGTGTGTCTGACCGCCGGTTTTGTACTGGAAGAAGGATTGTCCTTTGAGGTGCTCGACCGTGTGATTGACGCGATGGCCGCGGCGTGCCGCGACGCCGGCGTCCCCGTGGTGGCAGGCGACACGAAGGTGGTGGAGCGGGGGAAAGCCGACGGGTTGTATATCAATACCACGGGCGTCGGCGTGTTTGACGACGCGCTTCGCCCCGCGCCACATCGCGCCGTAGTGGGCGACGTGATTCTCGTGAGCGGCCCGCTCGCGCGGCACGGTATGGCGGTGATGGCCTTCCGGGAAGGACTCGCCTTTGAGAGCGAGATTACGAGCGACAGCGCCTGCTTGGTGCCGCTCGTGCAGCAACTCCGGATGTTTGGCGCCGACGTGCATGTGCTGCGCGACCCTACACGTGGCGGCGCAGCCAGTGCGCTCAATGAGATCGCGCAATCGTCGAACGTGGGCGTGGAAATAGATGAGGCGGCGATCCCCGTGCCGGACGACGTGCGCG
This region of Gemmatimonadota bacterium genomic DNA includes:
- the hypE gene encoding hydrogenase expression/formation protein HypE → MSSTPGKSATGAAAVGSAPSLANGPVCPAPITTVDRVQLGHGSGGKMSAAIVAERFWPKLQNDALGKFADASVVQVSGGEIAVSTDTFVVQPIEFPGGNIGSLAVHGTLNDLAMMGARPVCLTAGFVLEEGLSFEVLDRVIDAMAAACRDAGVPVVAGDTKVVERGKADGLYINTTGVGVFDDALRPAPHRAVVGDVILVSGPLARHGMAVMAFREGLAFESEITSDSACLVPLVQQLRMFGADVHVLRDPTRGGAASALNEIAQSSNVGVEIDEAAIPVPDDVRAACEMLGLDPLYVANEGVLIAFVASEIAGQALHQIRRHPLGSRACVLGRVVAEHKRMVVLRNALGGTRVVDLLPGDQLPRIC